The Falco naumanni isolate bFalNau1 chromosome 1, bFalNau1.pat, whole genome shotgun sequence genome window below encodes:
- the PRKAB1 gene encoding 5'-AMP-activated protein kinase subunit beta-1, with product MGNTSSERAGLERHGHKASRGDNSGGAISTKEGDRPKILMDSPEDTDLFHSEEMKAPLEKEEFLAWQQDLEVNDKTPTQARPTVFRWTGGGKEVYLSGSFNNWSKIPLTRSHNNFVAILDLPEGEHQYKFFVDGQWTHDPSEPVVTSQLGTVNNIIQVKKTDFEVFDALMVDSQKCSDMSELSSSPPGPYHQEPYVCKAEERFKSPPILPPHLLQVILNKDTGISCDPALLPEPNHVMLNHLYALSIKDGVMVLSATHRYKKKYVTTLLYKPI from the exons ATGGGGAACACAAGCAGCGAGCGAGCTGGACTGGAGCGTCATGGGCATAAGGCATCCCGAGGTGACAACTCGGGAGGAGCCATCAGTACGAAAGAGGGTGATAGGCCAAAAATCTTAATGGATAGTCCTGAAGATACAGACTTGTTCCATTCAGAGGAAATGaag GCTCCATtggagaaagaagaatttcTAGCTTGGCAACAAGATCTGGAAGTGAATGATAAAACTCCCACTCAAGCTCGACCAACAGTCTTTCGTTGGActggaggagggaaagaagtCTATCTATCTGGATCCTTTAACAACTGGAGTAAAATTCCTCTGACAAGGAG TCACAATAACTTTGTGGCAATCCTGGACCTGCCAGAAGGAGAGCACCAGTACAAGTTCTTTGTGGATGGGCAGTGGACGCATGATCCTTCAGAG CCTGTAGTAACCAGCCAGCTAGGCACCGTCAACAACATCATACAGGTGAAGAAAACTGACTTTGAAGTATTCGATGCTTTGATGGTGGACTCTCAAAAATGTTCAGACATGTCTG AATTGTCAAGTTCACCCCCAGGACCATATCACCAGGAGCCCTATGTTTGTAAGGCAGAAGAGCGCTTCAAATCACCACCTATTCTTCCCCCCCACCTGTTGCAGGTCATCCTGAATAAGGACACTGGCATTTCT tgtgaTCCTGCACTACTTCCTGAACCCAACCATGTCATGTTGAACCACCTCTACGCGCTTTCTATCAAG GATGGAGTGATGGTGCTTAGTGCTACACATCGTTACAAGAAGAAATACGTGACTACTTTGCTGTACAAGCCAATATGA